Part of the Lotus japonicus ecotype B-129 chromosome 6, LjGifu_v1.2 genome, TAGTGCTATAAATAAATAGGCACGCAATACAACTATAAGTTATTTACTTGTCCCTTTCAGTTACTCTCAAAATTTATTAATCCTTTTCTcctcttgtttttttttctgccGCTGCATTTAAGTTTATGTTACGTCGTAAGTATACATTTATTTAGTGTGCTTGAAAGTAGAAATCTAGAAGTATATCGTGTATAGTTACCGTGAaacaaactttttctctctaaATGAACAATTATTATAAAACGGATGGAGTACATTAAAATTCAAGTAGACAATGTGAAAATGGATCTTGCTAACCTAtattacatttatttttatttaattgttCGAAGAGAGAAGAAATATACAAATTAAGAAGTacatttaattttgttaatttttaaaaaatgttatttattttcatattttattctctaaaatgagttttatctttcctcatttattatTCCAACAAAGGTACTATTGGGAAAACATATAATTTAATATTGAGATAAATATGAAAATGGTTCCTGAACTATGAGCAAAAACTGGTTTTGATCCTTTGCTGGCGTAACTTCCGGAAATAGTCCCTCCGGTGAGGCGAACCACCGTTCTTGAGATTTGGTCTGGCCATTTCCGGCACGGTGGTTCGCCTCATCTATTTATTGTCTTTGTCCAATATGATGTAGTGGCATCATTGCCTCCTGTTTCTTCTCAATTAAATGaactcattttcaaaaaaaaatttaacaaaattATTTGAACCACTTTATAAATGAGAAATTACCCATCATAGTTAGTACTACTCTCAAGAGGGGGCGGGGTTGAAACTAGAAAGTGAGGATTGATGGATTGAAAAATTACAGTGACGCTTTAATTAGAGAGAGAATAAATGTGCGTATTAATGAAGAGATATTTTCTTGCAAAGTGAAaacaaatactccctccggcCTCAATTGTAAGCAAAAAACATGGAAAAAATTTGGCCTCAAATATAAGCAAAAGTCATAAAATTCAACtctatttaatattttctttccacAAATACCCTTACACATGCATTTTGTCATTTAATTTGTACAACTTCCTATATTTGTATTACCGAGCCGCTATAACTCATTTCCAGACACATTCCCAAGTTAATTTATGCTTCCAAGTTTCTTACTagtactataaaaaaaaaaaaagacttactCCTACACTACTTAAAAATGGCAGCGTCACTTGtaccaaaagaaaaattggCAGCACCACATAATTTGTTTAGCATGCCTTCATTTGACTTGGGCACTTGTGATGATGAGGATTTCTCACAATTAATTGTTGAAGATTCATTAGAAGTGGTTCATCTTtgtatgttttgattttttacaAGGGAAACATCAAAAGGCATATTACTCTGCACGTTACTGCATTAAATATGTGAGACAATTAATAGTATCATAACGGAACCAAATGCACCctgtttaatttcattaaattttGGTGTTTAAAACTAGAAGGTTATTTTAGTACTTTTAACCCATAGTTTATACAAAATTAATACAAAAATTCaatttcttaataagtgtgcaAATGAGAATATTTGCTTACAATTGAGGCCAGAGGGAGTACAAGGACAAGAGAAGGGGCGTCATGCACTATAAGTTCATCAATCTTTTTCGCAATTTTAttgctcttgatttctctgCCACTGCATTTAGTTAAGTTCATGTTTCGTCAAATTGTATACATTTACGGTGATTTTAAAGCAGCAACCTAGGAACATGTTCTCTTGTATTCAAATTCAAGTATACTAATAAATGGAAAAGAATTGATAGTTACTTACGAAAAAATCAGTAAATAGAAAGTTTTAATtggaaggcttaattgcaactttggtccctgacatttacaaaagccacgattttggtccctcacctaatttaattacaaaaatcgtccctcacctaacacttCGTGAACAACGTTGGTCCAACCgtcaattttttaacggaagaagctTACGTGGCGTCTGAAAGCTTATGTGGAAGTGCCACTGGCGTCAGAATCGATTTTTCCTCTCCTCTCGgctgttttttttatctcatagtGAAGCTTTGCTGTTGGGAGGCCTAGTTGTTGGAACGCTGGGATTGAGGTTGTGTCCTATTCCTctgagtttttttgttgttttttcctctgagatgtagaggcatgtgcctccctctctccagtggcacttccacctaagttttcaaacaccacataagcttcttccgttaaaaaattgacGGTGGGACCAACTTTGTTCACagagtgttaggtgagggatgatttttgtaattaaattaggtgagggaccaaaatcgtggcttttataaatgtcagggaccaaaaatgcaattaagcctaattgGAATGTACATTATAAGTATAAGTATGTCTGTGTTTGCATGAAGAACAAGCTCATTTTGAAATAGGAATTAAAAATATGGGGTACTCAAGATATTTCTTGATttccattctttttctttctgtgGTGCTCAATACTGTGGCCAATGGGCGGCCTCTGGTCCCTGCATTGTTCATATTTGGGGACTCTGTAGTTGATGTTGGCAACAATAACCAACTATTAACAGTTGTTAAAGCAAACTTTCCTCCTTATGGAAGAGACTTTGAGAATCACAAACCAACAGGAAGGTTCAGCAATGGAAAGCTTGCAATAGACTTCATAGGTGCTGCTTTTCTTTCCCTTAATAACTTAAATTAGCGATATCCTCCCCTATTACCACGCGCATATCTAAAGAGGCTTGACAGGGGTCATGACTCCCTAAGAATTTTAACTTCTTTGTCAACCATAGTCATTTTTGaacctcaatttttttattcttaatcCGGCCCCAAtaatttattgatttttatTCATAAATTTATGTTTACCGCCCCCGCAATGAAAACATCATAGATGCGTGCCTATTACCCACATTGGATTTGATCTTTGTTTCATTCATTCACTACAGCTGAGACCATTGGATTTACCTCTTCCCCACCAGCTTACCTCAATTTATACATCAAAGGAAATAACCTCCTGAGTGGTGCCAATTTTGCTTCAGCTGGTTCTGGTTTATTTTATCTTACAGGTAAACCATATATAAATACATTTACATCAATTTCTAAAACTCAAAAactctcaattttattttacttgaaCATTATATGATCATATTGATGTGTGTGTTCTTTTTCTACGTATAGGGGGTGTAATTTCATTGAACCACCAGCTGGAGTACTACAAGGACTACCAAAAGGAATTGGTGAACATAGCGGGTCCAAATGCATCATCAATTATATCTGGTGCTCTCTATCTTATTTCTTCTGGGATCAACGATTTTCTAcataattattatataaatccTCTGCTTTTAAAGCGTTACACACCCGATCAATTCTCAGACATTCTTATTAGATGTTGTTCTAATTTCATTCAGGCATGCCTCTCTCAACCTTGACATTGATCTTGTCTTAgtaaatagcatgtttggattcgATCATCTTCTATATTCTTTGACACGTGAAAGCTACTTACAAAAGCTTCTTCCCATAAtcgtttttatttttgaaatttacTGTAGAAGAATATGCAGGACACACTAAACCATTAAGAACTTAGAAGTGGATACCAATGATAAGAATTTACCTCTAACACGTACAAGCTAAAGGTTTCcccgaattcattgtgtttttaaaatcaattgtaaaagaaTTTCCAACTCAGACTACAGAAACTTAGAAGTGGATGTCAATGATTAAAAACTTACCAAAATTAGAAAGCAGAGATGTTTGCCTTTGCTAATTGCTAAGAAGGACTTTGCTGGTTTTGATTTAACATTTTGATCCATGTCAAATGCAGAATATCTATGCACTGGGAGCAAGAAAGATTGGTATTACAACAATACCTCCAATGGGTTGTATGCCTGAACCCATCACTATCTTTGGCCTTCACAGCAACGAATGTGTGCCCTGGCTAAACTATGTTGCTCTTAACTTCAATCAAAAGCTCAACGCCATATCTCAGGACTTGAAACAAATGCTTCCTGGCATCAACTTGGTGATCCTTGATAACTACCAACCTTTATATGACCTTGTCACCAAGCCTTTGGATTATGGTAACCTGGAAACGATTCTGAAACGCAAAAGTGGATCAGGATCTTCACATGTGAAAATTCTCTCATTTTTTCCTCTTATTGAAATTTAGGgtttatctctctcttcacaTATATGCATTATTAAATATGTATATGTGAGACCCTACaaatgtttataaaaaaaaaaaagatagacaCAAAATTTCAACATGAGGTAAAATAAGAGAACTTTCATATAAGAGGATCCTAATGTCCaagaagctactcacagaagTTACCCTGTCATTAATTTTGGTTTTAGAGTAGAGAAGGATTTCTAAACATGCACTCACTAAATCTTATTATGCTCAGCCTAGTAAGcttgtttataattttttttttaaatgctagttgttaattgttagtaaattagttcattcacCAAGATCTAAACTCAAACCCTTCATcctgcaaatcccttcatttcccttagctcaccaagtgagctacccttccccccacttaattttttttatgtgtagGTTTTTTTGAAGTACGAAAGGGTTGTTGTGGAACAGGATTGCTTGAGACTTCAACACTGTGCAATCTGTCCATAAGAACATGTGCTAATCCATCTTGAATGTGTTTTCCTTACATCCTAATAAAACATTTATCAGCTCACACTGTAAATTTACTAGACTTGAATGTGTTTGCTATTGGGTCTGACTTCCTTAAACGCGTGTAATTTACTAAGCCATATGTATCTCGTGTCCAAATAAACATGCGTGTAGCGAATGAAACACATATTCAAACAGATGCTTACATATTGTTTGTGGGTGGGGATTTTAAGGGAAATGAAGGGAGTTAGTGTTTGCAATTAATAGAATGAACTTAGAATTAAATTTCTCCCACcaaaagctactcacataaaTTTCTTCCTAttattaaattttgttttaGAATTAATTCTACAAGAATTTCTAATCACGAACTAAACTAATCATTCTCAGCCTAGCTAGTAAGCTAATCTTATTATGTAGCTATAAAATCGGAATTGTAATTCTTTTTATTATATGTGCAGGAATCTTTGAAGCAAGGAAAGGTTGTTGTGCTACTGGGTTGGTAGAGACTTCTATACTGTGCAATCAAAAGTCCATAGGAACATGTGCTAATGCGTCTGAATATGTATTTTGGGATGGTTTTCATACCACACAGGCTGCAAACAAGATTGTGGCGGATCAATTGGTTCCTGCTGTCTTATCCCTTATATCCTAATCAAACACTTATCGGTTCGTACTATGAATTTCCTAGACTTGGGAGTGTGTTTGCCCTATCCGTGTACAACCAAACAATGTGAACCATTATTGTTCAAACAGGCTGGGTATCCCGTAGGGGTATGCAATACAACTGTGTATCAAAATTCGGGTGTTTGTTTACCACGTCTCCTAAGACACGTGTAACTTACAAAGCAACATGTGTCTTGTGTCCGGAAAAACATGTGTGTTGCGGATGAAACGTGTATTCAAACACGCGATTTTGTATGAACTTAGTTTATATAAAATTCTAATGAAGCTGCGTGTTCAATCACAAATCTCAATGTGAAATGAAGTTGATGGATAAGGCCCAAGATATGACAAAACTAAATCAGATATATGGGGAAACTATACCCATAGAATCAGCTGCTTGAGCGTGTTCAACTCAATACTATGCAAACTTTTGATGGTTAACTTCCGCTAGTTCAACTCAATGCGACTTATCCTTGTGCAGCTTGCTCACCTCTGTCCTCAGCCCCTATATCTGCCTATCTTTCTCATCCTACAAAATCAAAGATGTAGTCATCTAACATATAAATTTAAGGTAGGCCGTAGGTGTTAGAAAAAGATAGTGAAAggtaaattaattaacaaaaaacaTTTAGAATCAGATACCAGCAAATTAATGTTACTAACAAGCTTTGCTTCTATCACTAACAACTAACTAATTATAATGTTTACAATCATCAAGCCTAACAGTATGCATCCTAACACATCAAATATGATAAGCCAATATATCCAATATTGGTGGTGAAATAAGAGTACTAACTATGAACACATATTCAAATTCAGTTCCAATTTTTCTATTGTCCAATTCTTGAACTATACCATTCTTTCATAGCCAATACAGCACATACAAGTTCCAGCAAAGAGTTTCTATTACATTTGAGGGAGAACAAATCAGGGAAATTAAAGAGATTGATACTCAAACACAGACCTTAAGCCAAATCAGATTCGATGCTCTCAAGCCCAACTTCAATGTTCTTCTTAGTAACTTTTACGAAAACCACAACATAATCAAATAAATAtcataataaaacaaaaattgaaaagctAAAAATCCTATAATTTTGAAGAAGAGAATAAACCTTAAAATGAGAAGACGTCAAATACAGATAGAGTCATAGAGAGGGGCAGCAATCCATGACGACACTACAATGACGATGGATCGACGGTGACATTGCAGAGCAAAGCTTGGGCGCGGCACTGTGACCACGGTGAAAATGTAACGGAACATCTTAGGGGGAGTGATGCCGGTGCAAATGTCGGTGCCTCCGCCGGCGCTCTTTTCTACCCCGAAGAGTGATACAACCAGAATCTCAGGTAGCGTTTGGCAGCGGAACGGAACAGGAAAGAACGGAACGGGACGAGacagaacggaacaggacaataatgttctgtgCAGTGTGTTTGGTAAACACAGCACAGAACAGGACAATTATGTTCTGTTCTGTGTTTGGTGCACGTGAAACAGAACAGAACCATACAGTTAATTACACATATACCCTtatcatatataatttaaaaaattattttagattaaaatataaacaaaaaatatataattaaacttATAAATTACAATCATTATCTACGTGATGTCAATAAATTTCTTAAAACATTGTTCTAGCTTAATTTCATCCACATACCTACAAAGCTTGAGATGTTTTGAAACCATTCTAATAACACAGATACATGGTGAATATTGGCTCTTTTTGCTTCTTGTTGGAtactaaaaaaaacaatttgaagTGAAATTTCAATTCATCAAAAGTATCATAACAATAGATATTGTTCTACTgtcaccaaaataaaataaaatttttaataAGAAGTAAATCAAAACACCATAATAATGTTTGCACCAAAAAACATAACCAAATCCATAAATGTCTTCCTTCATAGCATCTAGTTGGAATCCTTGAGAATGTTATTAACGAATTCATCTCTGTCTTCTCCATCCATCTTG contains:
- the LOC130724254 gene encoding GDSL esterase/lipase At5g22810-like, whose product is MGYSRYFLISILFLSVVLNTVANGRPLVPALFIFGDSVVDVGNNNQLLTVVKANFPPYGRDFENHKPTGRFSNGKLAIDFIAETIGFTSSPPAYLNLYIKGNNLLSGANFASAGSGLFYLTGGVISLNHQLEYYKDYQKELVNIAGPNASSIISGALYLISSGINDFLHNYYINPLLLKRYTPDQFSDILIRCCSNFIQNIYALGARKIGITTIPPMGCMPEPITIFGLHSNECVPWLNYVALNFNQKLNAISQDLKQMLPGINLVILDNYQPLYDLVTKPLDYGIFEARKGCCATGLVETSILCNQKSIGTCANASEYVFWDGFHTTQAANKIVADQLVPAVLSLIS